From the genome of Deltaproteobacteria bacterium, one region includes:
- the ybgF gene encoding tol-pal system protein YbgF, giving the protein MSGLKRNLDELAQREATNQQRIEDLSNRLFLLEDKVDTNRVAVERRGQSGPRLPVVRIKPQDVEQADDDSERSSAGRGDGAAGQDEGSDDDAAPAQEALPSRGVRQRGAANGRSVVSNEDVYYRGAATGGGPRPVLRIYGAGSGGASVSGTSGPDPSTVREKLPAAPLAKAKVPVGPARAAKAQALPGAAAGAQAMHAYGQALDLYKAGRQAEAAKALRAFVVKHAGHAYADNALYWLGECHYDLKQYRQALDLFRKVVQHHPSGNKAPDALLKMGYCYMNLNERTNARSVLAQVVEIYPQSKVARLASHTLSKLQ; this is encoded by the coding sequence GTGAGCGGGCTGAAGCGCAACCTGGACGAACTCGCCCAGCGAGAGGCGACGAATCAGCAGCGGATCGAGGATCTCAGCAATCGGCTCTTTCTCCTCGAGGACAAGGTGGACACGAACCGCGTGGCCGTGGAACGGCGGGGGCAGAGCGGCCCTCGGCTCCCGGTGGTGCGCATCAAGCCCCAGGACGTCGAGCAGGCTGATGATGACTCCGAGCGGAGCTCGGCGGGACGGGGTGACGGTGCGGCGGGGCAGGACGAAGGGAGCGACGACGATGCCGCCCCCGCGCAGGAGGCCCTCCCCTCGCGTGGCGTCAGGCAGCGCGGCGCGGCGAACGGTCGGTCGGTCGTGTCGAACGAGGACGTCTACTACCGCGGGGCCGCGACGGGTGGTGGGCCGCGGCCGGTGCTCCGCATCTATGGAGCCGGAAGCGGGGGCGCCTCGGTGAGCGGGACTTCGGGGCCCGACCCCTCGACGGTGCGGGAGAAACTGCCGGCAGCGCCGCTCGCCAAGGCCAAGGTGCCTGTCGGGCCGGCGAGAGCGGCCAAGGCCCAGGCGCTGCCCGGCGCCGCGGCCGGGGCGCAGGCGATGCATGCCTACGGGCAGGCCCTGGATCTCTACAAGGCGGGTCGGCAGGCCGAGGCGGCCAAGGCCCTGCGCGCCTTCGTCGTGAAGCACGCCGGCCACGCCTACGCGGACAACGCGCTCTACTGGCTCGGCGAGTGTCACTACGACCTGAAGCAGTACCGGCAGGCACTGGACCTCTTTCGCAAGGTGGTGCAGCACCACCCGTCGGGGAACAAGGCCCCCGACGCCCTGCTCAAGATGGGCTACTGCTACATGAACCTGAACGAGCGCACCAACGCGCGGTCGGTCCTGGCTCAGGTCGTGGAGATCTATCCCCAGAGCAAGGTCGCGCGCCTCGCCTCGCACACCCTTTCCAAACTGCAGTGA
- a CDS encoding LysM peptidoglycan-binding domain-containing protein, which yields MKLRYVLVSACFPSLALAQGVSVPSAPVAPPSSPAVSAPGTPTVPAQPTSPTDFPAVPPSAMPGYGKAGAAEDGEGAAKARGPVGYEGGDNVVEGAEPSLYGGRERGGAAARQLPAFHVVRKGDSLWKLCDHYYGDPWAWPQLWAHNKTITNPHWIYPGDRLRLMGGQEGGGATAKRGDGMEVIRAGDSRRYDPGPIVLHQTGFADPVELEQAGHIAGSAEERILLTAQSEIYVKGGARFRPQVGQSYSIYKVRGELRDSRGKQKLGHLVEILGTARVKRLNPQGLATAVITEANNPIERAHLVGPLRRTYRQLPVRGSDKNLEARVVTSMRDGKHLGTDELVFIDAGSNQGVQAGHRFLVVRRGDGSRKLLMDEEKEKDDKTYPIETIAEIGVLDVRPGVSIGLVTRAIKELRHGDAVRLRRGY from the coding sequence GTGAAGCTACGTTACGTCCTCGTCTCCGCGTGTTTTCCGAGCCTGGCCCTGGCCCAGGGTGTCTCCGTCCCCTCGGCTCCGGTCGCGCCCCCCTCTTCGCCGGCGGTGTCCGCCCCCGGCACACCGACGGTGCCGGCCCAGCCCACGTCGCCCACTGACTTTCCGGCCGTGCCCCCCTCGGCCATGCCCGGCTACGGCAAGGCCGGGGCGGCGGAGGATGGCGAGGGGGCGGCGAAGGCGCGCGGCCCGGTGGGCTACGAGGGCGGAGACAACGTGGTGGAGGGAGCGGAGCCTTCCCTGTACGGCGGGCGGGAGCGCGGGGGGGCCGCCGCACGCCAGCTCCCGGCCTTCCACGTGGTACGCAAGGGCGACAGCCTGTGGAAGCTCTGCGATCACTACTACGGCGATCCCTGGGCGTGGCCGCAGCTCTGGGCGCACAACAAGACGATCACGAACCCCCACTGGATCTACCCGGGAGACCGCCTGCGCCTGATGGGGGGACAGGAGGGCGGTGGCGCGACGGCCAAGCGGGGCGACGGCATGGAGGTGATCCGCGCGGGCGATTCGCGCCGCTACGACCCGGGGCCGATCGTGCTGCACCAGACCGGCTTTGCGGATCCCGTGGAGCTCGAGCAGGCCGGACACATCGCGGGGTCGGCGGAGGAGCGCATCCTGCTCACGGCCCAGAGCGAGATCTACGTGAAGGGCGGAGCGCGATTTCGCCCGCAGGTAGGGCAGAGCTACTCGATCTACAAGGTTCGCGGCGAGCTGCGGGACAGCCGCGGCAAACAGAAGCTAGGGCATTTGGTGGAGATCCTGGGCACGGCGCGGGTGAAGCGCCTCAATCCGCAGGGCCTGGCCACCGCCGTGATCACGGAAGCCAACAACCCCATCGAGCGGGCTCACCTCGTGGGGCCCCTGCGCCGGACCTACCGCCAGCTTCCCGTCCGGGGGTCGGACAAGAACCTGGAGGCGCGGGTCGTGACGAGCATGCGGGACGGCAAGCACCTAGGGACCGACGAGCTGGTCTTCATCGACGCGGGCAGCAATCAAGGTGTGCAGGCCGGGCACCGCTTCCTCGTCGTGCGCCGCGGCGACGGATCGCGGAAGCTGCTCATGGACGAGGAGAAGGAGAAGGACGACAAGACCTACCCGATCGAGACGATTGCGGAGATCGGCGTGCTGGACGTGCGGCCCGGGGTCTCCATCGGCCTCGTCACGAGGGCGATCAAGGAACTCCGTCACGGAGACGCCGTGCGCCTGCGCCGAGGCTACTAA
- a CDS encoding DNA-protecting protein DprA, giving the protein MTRREQALWLALAVGPHRSAHALRDLSGADPDLLLETAWPTRAEIAGWHPAPDRPGELLDRMDRLLRGLARRGARALLATDPDYPPPLLARLPSPPAVLFVQGRIPARPVVAVVGSRAAGPRGVGLATDLGRELGMAGYLVLSGGALGIDAAAHAGALEAGAPTVAVLGSGLDRLYPERNRQLFEAASQAGALVTPHLPHEPPRARNFPSRNRLIAAWGVALVVVEARRRSGALLTASYAKSCGIPVYAAPGTPGTAALLRSGAGLVTGAKDVVGVISGARPAVSSHPIMDVLEQEVLALLAGGPLTVDEVASAARIRPGAAAAVLVRLQLAAFVVCAPGGRYART; this is encoded by the coding sequence ATGACGCGACGCGAACAGGCTCTCTGGCTGGCCCTCGCGGTGGGGCCGCATCGATCTGCCCACGCTCTGCGCGACCTCTCCGGCGCGGATCCCGACCTCCTCCTCGAGACCGCCTGGCCTACTCGGGCGGAGATCGCTGGCTGGCATCCGGCTCCCGACCGCCCGGGCGAGCTCCTAGATCGGATGGACCGCCTTCTCCGGGGTTTGGCCCGCCGCGGGGCCAGGGCGCTGCTCGCCACGGATCCCGACTACCCCCCGCCGCTGCTGGCCCGCCTCCCGTCCCCGCCCGCCGTGCTGTTCGTGCAAGGCCGGATCCCGGCGCGACCGGTCGTGGCTGTCGTGGGCTCGCGGGCTGCCGGTCCTCGTGGGGTGGGCCTGGCGACCGACCTCGGTCGGGAGCTCGGGATGGCGGGCTATCTCGTGCTCTCCGGCGGCGCCCTGGGCATCGACGCTGCGGCGCATGCCGGAGCGCTCGAGGCGGGGGCACCGACCGTGGCGGTGCTGGGCTCGGGGCTCGACCGGCTCTACCCAGAACGGAACCGCCAGCTGTTCGAGGCCGCGTCGCAGGCCGGCGCCCTGGTTACGCCGCATCTTCCGCACGAGCCCCCCCGCGCAAGAAATTTTCCTAGTAGAAACAGATTGATAGCTGCGTGGGGAGTCGCGCTGGTGGTCGTGGAGGCCCGGCGGCGATCAGGGGCCCTCCTCACGGCGAGCTATGCTAAATCATGCGGCATTCCAGTCTATGCCGCGCCAGGGACACCGGGCACCGCGGCGCTTCTCCGATCCGGGGCGGGACTGGTCACCGGAGCGAAAGATGTGGTAGGGGTCATCTCCGGCGCGCGGCCCGCCGTCTCCTCCCATCCTATTATGGATGTGCTGGAGCAGGAGGTCCTGGCGCTGCTAGCCGGTGGGCCGCTGACAGTGGATGAGGTGGCCAGCGCGGCGCGGATTCGTCCGGGTGCCGCGGCGGCCGTTCTCGTCCGGCTGCAGCTCGCGGCCTTCGTGGTGTGCGCACCCGGAGGGCGGTACGCGAGAACGTGA
- the topA gene encoding type I DNA topoisomerase — protein MRWPARRGFVRVPRRPFSSGCSSRPSWCAHPEGGTRERERRPGSSEVPRRVSRKAMPKSLVIVESPAKAKTIKKYLGADFSVKASVGHVKDLPKSKMGVDVEHDFAPQYVAIRGKAKIITEIKKASKEVDYVFLGPDPDREGEAIAWHIADEVRSVNPNIQRVLFNEITKNGVTRAIEHPVPLDARKYDAQQARRILDRLVGYEISPILWKKVKRGLSAGRVQSVAVRLIVDREREIRAFVAVEYWSIACDVETLQAAPFEIRLVQVDGKKADLSDSAGAEEVAEGLRQAAYRVTEVTRKERKRRPPPPFITSKLQQEAARKLRFTPKRTMALAQRLYEGVELGKEGAVGLITYMRTDSTRISDEAVGAVRELISTRYGERYLPEKPIVYKSSKSAQDAHEAIRPADLQYDPERVRKLLVDPLEAKKSPKAREAEELLKLYSLIWARFVACQMNAAIYDQTAVDVTAGRCLLRATGQILRFDGYQAAYEEAAEEDGSGGREGDRVLPDVKEGEDLRLLAVKPEQHFTQPPPRFSEASLVKELEEKGIGRPSTYASILSTIQDREYVEKREGRLHPTELGELVNDLLCESFSQVVNVEFTANMEQQLDLIEEGHADWVALLRTFYEGFSSAVEQAKVQMRDVRKEEIPTEHTCEKCGATMVIKWGRNGKFLACSGYPECKNTKEFRTTAEGKVEVVAQAVTDEVCDACGAPMTIKNGRFGSFLACTRYPDCKTTRAISLGLGCPLEGCGGFVTEKRSKRGKVFYGCSNYSKTGCGFVSWDRPIPEPCPQCGATYLLKKQTRQGVRIYCHSKECGYARVEGEAEGDGTGAAEKSAG, from the coding sequence ATGAGGTGGCCAGCGCGGCGCGGATTCGTCCGGGTGCCGCGGCGGCCGTTCTCGTCCGGCTGCAGCTCGCGGCCTTCGTGGTGTGCGCACCCGGAGGGCGGTACGCGAGAACGTGAGAGGCGCCCCGGGAGCTCCGAAGTTCCGAGGAGAGTGAGTCGCAAAGCCATGCCGAAGTCCCTAGTCATCGTCGAGTCGCCAGCCAAGGCGAAGACCATCAAGAAGTACCTCGGGGCCGACTTCTCGGTGAAGGCCTCCGTGGGTCACGTCAAGGACCTCCCGAAGAGCAAGATGGGGGTAGACGTGGAGCACGACTTCGCGCCCCAGTATGTTGCTATTCGAGGAAAGGCAAAGATTATCACAGAGATAAAGAAGGCTTCTAAAGAAGTAGATTACGTATTCCTCGGGCCTGACCCGGATCGCGAGGGCGAGGCCATCGCCTGGCACATCGCCGACGAGGTGCGGTCGGTCAACCCGAACATCCAGCGGGTGCTCTTCAACGAGATCACCAAGAACGGGGTCACCAGGGCCATCGAGCACCCCGTCCCGCTGGACGCCCGGAAGTACGACGCCCAGCAGGCACGCCGCATCCTGGACCGGCTGGTGGGCTACGAGATCAGCCCCATCCTCTGGAAGAAGGTCAAGCGAGGCCTGTCGGCCGGCCGTGTGCAGTCGGTAGCCGTCCGGCTGATCGTGGACCGCGAGCGCGAGATCCGAGCCTTCGTGGCCGTCGAGTACTGGAGTATCGCCTGCGACGTGGAGACGCTGCAGGCCGCGCCCTTCGAGATCCGCCTCGTGCAGGTGGACGGGAAGAAGGCGGACCTGTCTGATAGCGCCGGGGCCGAGGAGGTGGCGGAGGGCCTTCGCCAGGCCGCTTATCGCGTCACCGAGGTCACGCGCAAGGAGCGCAAGCGCCGGCCGCCGCCCCCCTTCATCACGTCTAAGCTTCAGCAGGAGGCAGCGCGCAAGCTGCGCTTCACGCCGAAGCGCACCATGGCGCTGGCCCAGCGGCTTTACGAGGGGGTCGAGCTCGGCAAGGAAGGGGCCGTCGGTCTCATCACCTACATGCGTACCGACTCGACGCGGATCTCGGACGAGGCCGTGGGGGCCGTGCGAGAGCTCATCAGCACCCGGTACGGGGAGCGGTACCTGCCCGAGAAGCCCATCGTCTATAAGAGCAGCAAGTCGGCGCAGGACGCCCACGAGGCGATCCGCCCGGCGGATTTGCAGTACGATCCCGAACGGGTGCGCAAGCTCCTCGTGGATCCGCTCGAGGCCAAGAAGTCGCCCAAGGCCCGGGAGGCCGAAGAGCTCCTCAAGCTCTACTCGCTCATCTGGGCCCGCTTCGTGGCGTGCCAGATGAACGCGGCGATCTACGACCAGACGGCGGTGGACGTGACGGCGGGGCGCTGTCTGCTGCGGGCTACCGGCCAGATCCTCCGCTTCGACGGCTACCAGGCCGCGTACGAGGAGGCCGCCGAGGAGGACGGGAGCGGCGGGCGCGAGGGGGACCGGGTGCTCCCCGACGTGAAGGAGGGGGAGGATCTACGGCTCCTCGCGGTCAAACCGGAGCAGCACTTCACGCAGCCGCCGCCGCGCTTTTCCGAGGCGTCGCTCGTGAAGGAGCTGGAGGAGAAGGGGATCGGTCGCCCCTCCACGTATGCCAGCATCCTGAGCACGATCCAGGACCGGGAGTACGTCGAGAAGCGGGAAGGGCGGCTCCACCCCACCGAGCTCGGGGAGCTCGTGAACGACCTGCTCTGCGAGAGCTTCTCTCAGGTCGTGAACGTGGAGTTCACGGCGAACATGGAGCAGCAGCTCGACCTGATCGAGGAGGGGCACGCCGACTGGGTGGCCCTGCTGCGCACCTTCTACGAAGGGTTCTCCTCCGCCGTCGAGCAGGCGAAGGTCCAGATGCGCGACGTGCGCAAGGAGGAGATCCCGACCGAGCACACCTGCGAGAAGTGCGGCGCCACGATGGTGATCAAGTGGGGGCGCAACGGCAAGTTCCTGGCCTGCTCGGGCTACCCCGAGTGCAAGAACACCAAGGAGTTCCGCACCACGGCGGAGGGCAAGGTAGAGGTCGTGGCCCAGGCGGTGACCGACGAGGTCTGCGACGCCTGCGGGGCTCCGATGACGATCAAGAATGGCCGCTTTGGCTCCTTCCTGGCCTGCACGCGCTACCCGGACTGCAAGACGACCCGAGCCATCTCGCTCGGCCTCGGCTGCCCGCTCGAGGGGTGCGGAGGGTTCGTCACCGAGAAGCGCTCCAAGCGGGGCAAGGTATTCTACGGCTGCTCGAACTATTCCAAGACGGGCTGTGGTTTCGTGAGCTGGGACCGGCCGATACCCGAGCCGTGTCCGCAGTGCGGTGCCACGTATCTGTTGAAGAAGCAGACGCGGCAGGGCGTTCGAATCTACTGTCACAGCAAGGAGTGCGGCTACGCGCGGGTCGAGGGCGAGGCCGAAGGGGACGGGACGGGCGCGGCCGAGAAATCCGCCGGCTGA
- the trmFO gene encoding methylenetetrahydrofolate--tRNA-(uracil(54)-C(5))-methyltransferase (FADH(2)-oxidizing) TrmFO, whose amino-acid sequence MEAPRVTVIGGGLAGSEAAYQLLRAGFAVDLVEARPAVQSPAHASLLCAEMVCTNSLRSDAEDTAPGLLKDEMRRVGSLLLASADATRVPAGTALAVDRWAFAWTVTASLLAHPRLHLRRHAVERLPEGPTVLASGPLTAPALAAHLGEQLGGGLHFYDAIAPIVEADSIDWSRVFRGERRDADSRDYVNCPLDRPAYDRLVAGLRSAERVPPHPFEEERFFEGCLPVEVMAARGDDVLAFGPLRPVGLTDPRTGERPYAVVQLRAEDEAQTCYNLVGFQTRLTHPEQRRVFRQIPGLEQAEFSRLGSIHRNSYLDAPRVLGPRAELTARPLVRAAGQLAGVEGYLESGALGLVVGLLLAADLRGATLAPPPGTTALGALLRHVTRRRGRLERYEPSNVIFGLLPEAESRIRDKRRRRVAIRERALQDLDRWLVELHDALPELGRAESPAHARV is encoded by the coding sequence GTGGAAGCTCCACGGGTGACCGTGATCGGTGGGGGCCTCGCGGGGAGCGAAGCCGCGTATCAGCTGCTGAGAGCCGGCTTCGCGGTGGACCTCGTGGAGGCGAGGCCTGCGGTGCAGAGCCCCGCCCACGCGTCGCTCCTCTGCGCCGAGATGGTCTGCACGAACTCGCTCCGTTCGGATGCCGAGGACACCGCTCCCGGGCTGCTCAAGGACGAGATGCGACGGGTGGGCTCCTTGCTCCTCGCGAGCGCGGATGCGACGCGCGTCCCTGCCGGCACCGCGCTGGCGGTGGACCGCTGGGCCTTCGCATGGACGGTGACGGCGTCGCTGCTGGCTCACCCGCGGCTCCACCTGCGCCGGCACGCGGTCGAACGCCTGCCGGAGGGGCCGACGGTGCTGGCGAGCGGGCCGCTCACCGCGCCCGCCCTCGCCGCACACCTCGGCGAGCAGCTCGGCGGAGGCCTCCACTTCTACGACGCCATCGCGCCGATCGTGGAGGCCGACTCCATCGACTGGAGCCGCGTCTTTCGGGGCGAACGGCGAGACGCCGACAGCCGCGACTACGTGAACTGCCCCCTCGACCGCCCGGCCTACGACCGTCTCGTGGCGGGCCTGCGCTCGGCGGAGCGCGTTCCGCCGCACCCCTTCGAGGAGGAGCGCTTCTTCGAGGGGTGCCTGCCGGTGGAGGTGATGGCGGCGCGCGGGGACGACGTGCTGGCCTTCGGACCCCTGCGGCCCGTCGGGCTCACGGACCCCCGCACGGGTGAGCGCCCCTACGCCGTCGTGCAGCTCCGCGCCGAGGACGAGGCGCAGACCTGCTACAACCTGGTGGGCTTCCAGACCCGGCTGACCCACCCCGAACAGCGTCGCGTCTTTCGCCAGATCCCGGGGCTCGAGCAGGCCGAGTTCTCGCGGCTGGGATCGATTCACCGCAACTCGTATCTGGACGCGCCGCGCGTGCTGGGCCCCCGGGCAGAGCTCACGGCGCGGCCCCTGGTGCGGGCGGCGGGCCAGCTCGCGGGGGTCGAGGGCTACCTCGAGTCCGGAGCGCTGGGGCTGGTCGTCGGGCTGCTCCTCGCGGCAGACCTGCGCGGGGCCACCCTGGCACCTCCGCCGGGCACGACGGCCCTCGGGGCGCTGCTCCGTCACGTGACCCGCAGGCGCGGCCGACTCGAGCGGTACGAGCCGTCGAACGTCATCTTCGGGCTGCTCCCCGAGGCGGAGTCGCGGATTCGAGACAAACGGCGGCGGCGCGTCGCGATCCGAGAGCGTGCGCTTCAGGACCTGGACCGCTGGCTCGTCGAGCTTCACGACGCGCTACCTGAGCTCGGGCGGGCGGAGTCTCCGGCCCACGCGAGGGTGTAG
- a CDS encoding PilZ domain-containing protein, translated as MARGRSTGGGERRRLPRSQARLAVVELRGNQRVPRTASRFGVGGFFLELPVAEVVVGQLVVVEFAAPDGPLRVTGEVVYVSDAGAGVRMTRVDWRRLQALLDRLAPT; from the coding sequence GTGGCGCGCGGTCGGTCCACCGGCGGAGGCGAGCGGCGCAGACTCCCGCGCAGCCAGGCGCGGCTGGCGGTAGTGGAGCTCCGAGGCAATCAGCGGGTCCCGCGCACGGCGAGCCGCTTTGGGGTCGGAGGCTTCTTTCTGGAGCTCCCCGTGGCGGAGGTCGTCGTCGGCCAGCTCGTGGTGGTGGAGTTCGCGGCGCCCGACGGCCCGCTCCGCGTGACCGGAGAGGTGGTCTACGTGAGCGACGCCGGGGCGGGCGTTCGCATGACGCGCGTGGACTGGCGAAGGCTGCAGGCCTTGCTCGACCGGCTCGCGCCTACTTGA
- a CDS encoding Ig-like domain-containing protein translates to MIRQSLLLTCVAVAGCTYLDQPGPLPVRRQGLHIVRSVPPSGARQVGLRSALTVYLNVAPAPESIGASDVRLQTGTTEVTGEVRVDLLDRSLRFTPREPLRPELEYRLLVSHQVRGLDGSSFERSQLLELTTGSRTNDDPPESPPPRAPSAIELQPLWNARCAAGCHEGASARARLDLSSPSAARASLRGVRSTELPALLRVAPGDHARSYLMRKLLAEHGFVGLPMPPSDATRLSPLELRQVADWIDGGAE, encoded by the coding sequence TTGATCCGCCAGAGCCTCCTTCTCACCTGCGTGGCGGTCGCGGGCTGCACCTATCTCGACCAGCCAGGTCCCCTACCCGTACGCCGCCAAGGGCTCCACATCGTGCGCAGCGTGCCGCCGAGCGGGGCGCGCCAGGTTGGCCTCCGCTCGGCGCTCACGGTCTATCTCAACGTGGCCCCCGCGCCGGAATCGATCGGCGCATCCGACGTGCGGCTGCAGACCGGCACCACGGAGGTCACCGGCGAGGTGCGCGTGGACCTCCTCGACCGGAGTCTGCGCTTCACCCCGCGCGAACCGCTGCGCCCCGAGCTCGAATACCGTCTCCTCGTGTCGCATCAGGTCCGCGGGCTCGACGGCTCCAGCTTCGAGCGCTCGCAGCTCCTCGAGCTCACCACGGGGAGCCGCACAAACGACGACCCGCCCGAGAGCCCGCCCCCGCGCGCGCCGAGCGCGATCGAGCTGCAGCCGCTCTGGAATGCCCGCTGCGCCGCCGGATGTCACGAAGGCGCCTCGGCCCGCGCCCGCCTCGACCTGTCGAGCCCAAGCGCCGCACGAGCGAGCCTGCGCGGCGTCCGCAGCACCGAGCTCCCCGCCCTGCTCCGCGTGGCCCCCGGCGACCACGCTCGGAGCTACCTGATGCGCAAGCTGCTCGCCGAGCACGGGTTCGTCGGCTTGCCGATGCCCCCCTCGGACGCGACGCGCCTCTCGCCGCTCGAGCTCCGTCAGGTGGCCGACTGGATCGACGGGGGGGCCGAATGA
- a CDS encoding glycosyltransferase family 4 protein → MERILVVSYGVVPAPDRHGVSLDNLLQALGVRYDVDAMTVRAGDLPYVQTYRRARMLRVPVGSDGPRQQVEVFRRALRRQLEGADYDVIHLRDACGGPPACQASQSHETKLVFELARGSDELPVGGDASLPSELAADERECLRRADLVLVSSRWAGDHLSRLHPALRLGLFPPAVNIDLFDWEPVPLPREPLLLYVGRVAPGRGLRLLVQAVAEVARERPCRLRVVGADVEGFGTQLAARAAELGIAERLELLGAVEHEELPRHLAEATLCVVPQLADPLRKPFAACPLTLLEFAACRRPVVAPERPQVTELFVPEAEVATFAPDDVHALAQQVLALLGDGELRRRIAERAYDTVRRGHAASAARRKLLAAYQTILPPRLAAGDEPTGDAGPSLATDDTTTAQRLLEAVPPAPRDGDGGSAEAWLPPDRR, encoded by the coding sequence GTGGAGCGCATCCTGGTGGTCAGTTACGGCGTCGTGCCCGCTCCGGACCGGCACGGCGTGAGCTTGGACAATCTGCTCCAGGCGCTCGGGGTGCGTTACGACGTGGACGCGATGACGGTGCGTGCCGGGGACCTGCCCTACGTTCAGACCTATCGGCGCGCCCGGATGCTCCGCGTACCCGTCGGCAGCGACGGTCCACGTCAGCAAGTGGAGGTCTTTCGCCGGGCCCTGCGGCGGCAGCTCGAGGGGGCCGACTACGACGTGATCCACCTGCGCGACGCCTGTGGCGGACCACCCGCGTGCCAGGCCAGCCAGTCGCACGAGACGAAGCTCGTCTTCGAGCTGGCGCGGGGGAGCGACGAGCTGCCGGTGGGGGGCGACGCCTCCCTCCCCTCGGAGCTCGCGGCGGACGAACGCGAGTGCCTTCGCCGGGCCGACCTGGTGCTGGTCTCGTCCCGCTGGGCGGGGGACCACCTCTCGCGACTTCATCCTGCGCTGCGCCTCGGCCTCTTTCCGCCGGCCGTGAACATCGATCTCTTCGACTGGGAGCCCGTGCCCCTGCCGCGCGAGCCGCTCCTGCTGTACGTGGGGCGCGTGGCGCCGGGGCGTGGCCTGCGGCTACTCGTGCAGGCCGTGGCCGAGGTCGCGCGTGAGCGCCCCTGCCGGCTGCGGGTCGTGGGAGCCGACGTGGAGGGCTTCGGGACCCAGCTCGCCGCGCGGGCGGCGGAGCTCGGCATCGCGGAGCGCCTGGAGCTTCTCGGCGCGGTGGAACACGAGGAGCTGCCGCGACACCTCGCGGAGGCGACGCTCTGCGTGGTGCCGCAGCTGGCCGATCCGCTGCGCAAGCCCTTCGCGGCGTGTCCCCTCACCCTCCTCGAGTTCGCCGCGTGTCGGCGTCCCGTGGTCGCGCCGGAAAGGCCGCAGGTCACGGAGCTCTTCGTGCCCGAGGCGGAGGTGGCCACCTTCGCGCCCGACGACGTGCACGCGCTCGCGCAGCAGGTCCTCGCGCTCCTTGGCGACGGGGAGCTGCGGCGCCGGATCGCCGAGCGGGCGTACGACACGGTCCGTCGCGGACACGCGGCGTCAGCAGCCCGGCGCAAGCTGCTCGCGGCCTACCAGACGATCCTGCCGCCGAGGCTCGCGGCGGGGGACGAGCCGACCGGGGACGCGGGCCCTTCTCTCGCCACCGACGACACGACGACCGCGCAGCGGCTGCTCGAGGCGGTGCCGCCGGCGCCGCGCGACGGGGACGGGGGGTCGGCCGAGGCCTGGCTCCCCCCCGACCGGCGCTGA
- a CDS encoding DUF4398 domain-containing protein — protein sequence MRAPLLVPLVLAGALLLGGCGPVHYLVQVTARAQRALAEAKTAGAERLAPYHYWSAVTYLEMAREKAGYADYQLAIRYGEISEEMSDQGRRLAVDRAQSRTAPGKARPAGHGTER from the coding sequence ATGCGCGCCCCTCTACTCGTGCCCCTGGTCTTGGCAGGCGCGCTGCTCCTCGGTGGCTGCGGCCCCGTGCACTACCTCGTGCAGGTGACCGCCCGTGCGCAGCGTGCGCTCGCCGAGGCGAAGACCGCGGGGGCCGAGCGACTGGCGCCGTACCATTACTGGTCGGCGGTCACCTACCTGGAGATGGCCCGCGAGAAGGCGGGCTACGCCGACTATCAGCTCGCCATCCGCTATGGGGAGATCTCCGAGGAGATGAGCGACCAGGGGAGGCGCCTGGCCGTGGACCGCGCGCAGTCGAGGACGGCGCCGGGGAAGGCGCGGCCGGCCGGTCACGGAACGGAGCGCTGA